The genomic segment GTCGCTGGTGTACTCGTCATCAGGGAGAGTCGTATTGATATCTACACCAGGAGCATATATGTCGACCGACTTTCCATAATTCGAAAATTCCGCAAGTTGCCCTGAATCTTGCTCAGTTGCACCAACCGAAAGCACCCGAGGATGCGAGTCTGGATAGGTCGGATAGAGATCGTTATTTGAGCTCGCATTACCTGCCGCCGCCACCACCAAAGCCCCCATGTCTGTGGCAAGGTCCAGTGCCTGTGAGACCATACGTAGTTGCCGATCCCCAGGAAATCCACCAAAACTCGTATTGATGATATCGGCACCATTGGTGGCCGCATACAGGATGCCCTCAAAAGCACCACAAATCTCCTCTTCTACGCAGAATATATTTATATGCATCAGCTTTGCATTCCAGGCCGCACCTGCAATCCCCACCCCGTTATCAGATACGGCACTCGCAGTACCTGCAACTGCTGTCCCGTGACCTGTTATTTCTGGATAGGTAGGATCCGGCGTAGGATCATTGTTTGCATCATCCCCATTGTTAAAATTCACCCCGTGCACGTCATCAATGAAACCATTACCATCATCATCTATCCCGTTATCTGGAATCTCATCTTCATTGACCCACACGTTCGCCAACAGATCCTCATGGTCCCAATCTCCGCCGGTATCTATAATTGCAATTACAATCGGATCTGAAGCATCTTCTGCCTTGACTAGGTCCCAGGCCTCTGGCAAATGAACGAGTCCTAGATACGGCTGCTGCTGTGCGTACTGAGGATCATTGGGCTCTGCCTGGAATACTGATCCATATCTACGAAGAACCAACACCGGCTCGGCATACACCACCCCAAATTCCGACGAAAAATCCCGGGAAACCTGCACTGGATCTGTCTGCACCCTATAACGAACATAGTACGTACGGCGAAGGGCCTCCAAGTTCTTTGCTATCTTCGGAGTGGACTCCACATGATCCAAAAAAGGATACACGCGCTCAATACTGTATACATCATACCTCTCTGCCGCACGATCAAAGCCCGACAGATTTGCTTTCGTTGCTCCCTTGCCAATCACAATATCTGACTCAAACTGTACAATTACAACTTGCTCCTGGAACTCAGGACCAGGCTCCTGCGCCACGACTACGTTCGAAAGTCCAGCAAAAAGTAGGATGAACAGGAAGATTGGGTTGAATCTCTTATTCGCTAGCATGATTTAGAAGATGATTGATTTGTGGTGGTAGCCGTTGCAGTTGTACCATCACGACGAAATTTTGTCTATAGCCCGGCCTGAGCCTGTTTGTCTCTAACGAACTGCGCCGGCTTCTAACTCATAGACGTTCCAGAGGAACAAAAGGTCACAAACGAGCCTCTTGCGAAGTTTTTTTGTTGCCCTAACACCTTATCTATTTTGGGGCATCAATTGTCCCCAATTGCCTAGATTACGCGAAGGATCGGCATGGCACAAGTTTCAAATTGTAGTGGATTATTCATGTAGTTCGGCTGTTCTCTGTTTTCAGAGAATCTGTCCTTGAGAATATTATTTCAGCGATTTTATACATTTCGACGTCCTCTTTTGGCGGACGTTTTGTCTCCATTCGATGCGTATTTCCCCAACTTTAGTCCCATCAATTTGAAGATTATTCGCTGGAATGGCTTGAGCTCTGCACCCTGTTCGAGCAGGATACAATGTGCTTTGTTTTGTGCTAGTACGGTTGTTATCCGATGCTGCTGATTGAGTGTGACCTTGAGCGTTCCCCAACTGCAAACCCCGATTGGAGGCTGGAATCAACGATTTGGGTCGATGAAATTCGTAAATTAATGCCAGAATTCGGTCAGCATGACTCCAAAATTTGAAACTTGCACATAGCAGAATGATCACCTCCTACTTTGTACACCCAAGTGATCTTTGGGCGTTTGTTCAATTGAATATCGATCGCGTATCTACTCACTAGATCTCATAAAAAATGCCCCAGCCTAGATCATTTCCTGCTGCAGATCTGTCATTTATCAGTTTGGCTACTTTGGCTCTTGTTGTTTTGTTAATTGGGGTTTCCTTTCTACCCTCTCCTCCACTGCAGCAGCCAGAAACTATCGTTGGCATTGAAAAATCTACCCGTTTTGAAGAGCGGCTCGGGTATCCTGATAAATTTGCGGAGCATTTTGCAGCGGTTCAAGGAATTTATGATGGATATACACCCTATCCTCCTGGCCACAAAATTAGAGAGTTCCAAAAAGCCCTCCTTACCAATGCCAAGCGCGGAAAAATCTCAACCGGACTAAATTGGATTGAGCGTGGCCCCGGAAATGTTGGAGGGAGAAGCCGTGCAATTGTTCCGGATCCATCCGATCAAAATACATGGTTTATAGCTACTGTAGGCGGAGGTGTATGGAGGGCGCGCCGATCAGTAGCATTTGGTCTAGAGAAACTCGATTGGACACCGTTAACCGATCACCTACCCAGTCTCTCAGCTACCACTTTGGATATATCCAGAAATAATCCTAACGTGATATATTTTGGAACTGGAGAAGGGGTGCTCGGTGTCTCTTCCTCCAGCGGAGTTGGAATGTTTAGGTCAACGGATAAAGGAGAAAACTGGACTCATTTGTCGGCAACAAGCGTATCCTATGATGAAGATTGGCGCTTTGTGAACCGTATTGCCGTTCATCCCGATAATCCGAATATCGTCGTAGCTGTAACCAACGGAGCAATTTTTCGCACCGAAGACGGAGGCGAATCCTTCAGTAAAGTCCTGGACCTAAAGCTAGATCTGGGACTGGGAGGGGTTCAGGGCCCGAGAGCCAGTACAGGAAGGGTTCAGGATCTGAAAGCGAATAGAAAGGATTTTAACCTTCAGTTCGCGGCGGTTAACCGATTGGGTATCCTTAAATCAACGGACGGCGGTAAGTCATGGAATACCTCCTTAACAGGATTTGTTTACGGAGCGGAACGAATTGAATTGGCTATTTCTGAATCAGATCCAAATGTCATTTGGGCCTCGGTAGAGGGTACGGGTGCGAGAAGGAATTTAGGTTATCCCATAGCAGATCTTTATCGCTCCGTAGATAATGGCAATTCCTGGCATTTGGTTGAAATTGCTCAGGGAACGTTCCCTGAAGCTACCGTCTTTCTCGGGGCCCAGGGATGGTATGATAATTCAATTACTGTTCACCCCTTTTCCCCCGACACCGTGTATCTAGGTGGTATATTTCGATGGAAAGCCTGGATAAATCCTGGTGGAGAAGAACTTGAACTAAGGACAGTCATCCTTAATAAGCGTGCCCCATTTTTGAGCCTTTACAGCTTTGGGCAAGATTTTGCGGCCGGTAGAGTGGGTGGGGGGCATCTAGATGAGGCGGCTGAAGAAATTACTGAAGACGAAATGTCATCTGTTGAAATTCGATTCGGCCCCGGACTTACGCAAATGGCACACCGATTCACTGTCCCCCCAAACAGTGAACGTCACCGAGACTGGAGAGAAGAAGGAATTCCATATCCCGGATACACATACGCTGATTATGTTGAGGTTCCATTTCAGGCTTGGGATACAGACAATGATCGACAATTAATGGTTTCGTTTCGGGATCAGGGCAATGATGGGGCATGGAATCTTATCCATTCGAATGTCAGGGGTCTCGAATCTTCACACAGCAGGGAACTAACGTTTATTTCCAAATATGACTATGACGCGTCTAGCCCCAAGCCTGAATACACTGAAAAGGGAGGGTTTGCTAAAGGCCTTATGTATTCTTTCTGGCCATACCTCCATCCCGACCAAGCAGAATGGGATCCCAGTTCTTCTCCTGATGGAGTACTTGACATTGATGTTATTCCTGCACGGGGAGTATACCGCACTACGGAGCTATGGGAAAACGGAAATGTTCATGTCGACCACCACGATCTAAGAGTGATTCCGATTGAGGAAAGGATGAACGAATTCCATATTCTCAATGCGAATGATGGCGGAATCGCTTACTCGAGAGACGGTGGATACAGGTGGTTTCAGGGAGACGCGACTGCAGGATTTAATACATCCCAGTTTTACGATGCGACCAAACGTCCAAGTGGTCAAGAGTACCTCGGTGGTACGCAGGATAATGGTACTTATCGTTCCAGTTTCTCTCCCAGTAACCGTCAAGGATGGGCCCATGTATTGGGCGGAGATGGCTTTGACGTAATATGGAAGGGAGCGGATTCATTGATGGGGTCAATTCAGTTTAATTACATTTTGCGATCAATTAACGGTCTACCATGGGAAGTGGCTGGTAATATCCAGGGTTTTGACGGGCAATTTTTAACAACCCTTGGTTGGACACCGGAGTCAAAGGATGTTGTCTTTACAATTTCCCCCACATCTGGTCTGCTTCGATCATTGGATTTCGGGGGCTCATGGCATATAATTCCACTTTCCGACTACGGTCAATGGCGTACCCCCTTGAGGGGTGGCGGTAAGGTGCGTGTTTCTCTTGCGGATCCCTCAGTGGTTTGGGCCGGAAATCGATTTACGCAGGAGTACGGAGGAATAACTCTCCATGTATCTGAAAATGCGCTGGACCCTGTTCCTGGTGATGGAGTTGATCATCCTGTGAGGACTCGTGCAATTCCCCCACCTAGCTTTACACCATCAGCTCGGATTGCTGGGCTGGCAACACATCCTTTTGATCGTGCTACAGCCTACGTCACATTTGCTGTTCCTTGCTTCCCAAAGGTAATCCGAACTGAAGATATGGGAGATACCTGGGAAGATCTTTCAGGATTTGTTGGGGTACCTGAAACGGTTTGTGAGAGCACCAATGGATTCCCTGATGCTCAGGTATGGGATATTGAGGTATTCCCGAATACACCTTCGATCATTTGGGCGGCGACCGACATGGGAATTTTTGAATCGCATGATGATGGCGAGACCTGGGCTTATGCAGATAATGGATTGCCTGCTGTTAGCGTATGGCGTATCCGCATTGTCGATGACGAAATCATTCTCGCCACACACGGTCGTGGGGTATGGACATTGAATATTGACCAAATAAACACCGATACGGATCGTATTGCCCATGAAATTCCAGATTCATTCAAATTGCTCGATAATTACCCCAATCCATTTAATCCGACAACCACAGTCAACTTTAAGGTCGCATCCGAGAGTCACATACGCGTGACCGTATTCGACATGCTTGGACGCAAAGTCGCGATTCTGACAGATCAACCTTATGCCGGTGGAATCCATCAGATTCAATGGGACGCTTCGGCCATGGGGAGTGGCCAATATCTTTATCGTATGGAGGCAGATGACAAAGTGATCGACACCAAATCAATGATCCTGGTCAAATAATGTGTCACTTGCTCTGCAGATTTCGTAAACAATGTAATTTCAAACGTAGCCCGTAGCCTTGTTCTCAACATGCCCCCCATCAGCCATCATCTGTGCAAAGTATTGGCCCGGCCATGACCTGACTTCCCGTTCATTTCACTCATGTCGTGATACCATTAAAGCAGAGAGATCTCCTCACAGCCCCTGATTTGCCGAAGATCAAGAAAAATTCAGGCCCAGGTTCGGGAGAAACGACTGTGCAAACGGATTTCGAGACCCTAACGACATCCCGCTAAAGCGGGTCGGGGGCATTGACATGCACATCTGGATCTACGGCCGGGAAAATCTGGATTCCTATCATACTCGTTGAACAGGGCCATTTGAAGCATTTGCTCCTCGGTAAGTACCACAACTCTGAACATCAGATGACACATCATCTTCTGGTGCCCACGCACGAAAACAAACCGTACTCTAAATTCATCCCTGAACCACCCAAACGCCTGCTCCACCGTGAATCGTTTTCGATAGCAGACCGATCAGCACCGACTCCAAAAACGGCTGGACCTTATGCCTGATGAATCTACTGTCCCATAACACAAGCGCGAATGTGAGCATCCAGTCCCAGTTAAAGAGATTTGTAGATGAGAACGAAGATTTAACGGCTACGAGGCAAGATTACGTCCGTTTTTTCACTGGATGTCATAGATCTTATTGCGGACCTCGGACAAGCATTATTCCCCAAACTGAACCCGCGTATCTTCAACTAATTCCTCTGCTTCCTTACGCGTTGGAGCTTCCGCATAAATCCGAAGCACAGGCTCCGTACCGGACGGACGGACTAATAGCCAGGCATCCTTCATCAAATGCTTAAAGCCATCTAGTGTATCCACCGACTGGACTTTCCGACCTGCAATTTGCCGCAGCCCACCCGTCTGGCGTAAGGCTGCAATAATTTCAGGCTGCTTTTTCGTTTGCACATCTGAGCGGTAGTAGGCATGCGATCCAAACTCATCAAATAACTCCTGTACCAAGGCGGTGAGGGGTTTGCCGCGTTGCACCAGCATCTCCAATAACACAAGTGCCACATAAATGCCGTCCCGCTCCGGGATATGCCCCGCTACCGCTATGCCTCCCGATTCTTCCCCACCAACAAGTACACTGATCTCAAGAAAACGTGGCGCCACATATTTGAATCCGATCGGATAGGTCTCCACCGGTAAGCCCCAAGCAGTTCCCATCTTTTCCAGGATCGCAGATGTTGCAAACGTGCGTACAATCGCACCATTCTGGTTGCACTGTTTGTGCAAATGTGCTGCCAGAAGTGCCATTACCAAGTGAGACGTAACGACATTGCCCCGCTCGTCCACAATACCAATCCGATCCGCGTCACCATCATGCGCAATCCCGATTGCAGCTTTTTCCTGTACAACACGACGCATGAGTTCCCCCAGATTACGCTCTATCGGTTCCGGTGGCCTGCCTCCAAAACCAGGGTTGATCTCCCCGCGAATTTCTGTAACAAACTGATCTCCCAATAGCGTGGATAGAATACCCCGACCTGCCCCATACATTGGATCATGTACAACCTTCAGATCCATGGATTCCAGATCAAATTTCCCCTTCAAATACTCCACATACTCTGTCGTGATATCCCGCTCGATCACCTCCCCCACATCACCAGTATATGAGCTTGATGGATGAGACGAAATCAGGCGTTCAACTTCTTCAGTCATTTCCTGCGTGGCCGATCCCCCAAACTTCGCTTTGATCTTGTATCCGCTGTACTCAGGAGGATTATGGCTGGCTGTAATGACCACTCCTGCGCTCACTTGTGGAAGTAGATGAGTTGCCCAACTGATCGCCGGAGTAGGCGTAGGACCCGCTGCGAGAATCGCCGTAGCACCTTCTTCTGCAATCACCTGCGCGACATGCTCCGCGAATTCACGTCCCATGAAACGCGTATCATAACCAACAAGTACACCAGGGGGTGTGCTCCCGGATTGCTTTAGCCACTGGACTGTTGCACGGGCCAGTCGCCCCAAGTTGTCAAACGTAAACTCCTTTCCTATGACTGCACGCCAGCCGTCTGTGCCAAAGCGTATCGTATTACTCATACTGATCCACCGGCAGATAGCGCTTGGTTCACGATTGATTGCGCTTCCATTGTAATCTGGGCTAAATGTTCTTCTCCCAAGAAGCTTTCCGCGTAGATCTTGTACAGATCCTCCGTTCCTGACGGCCTTGCAGCGAACCATCCATTTTTTGTGGTCACCTTGAGTCCACCGATCATTTCGTGATTGCCGGGGGCTTTGGTGAGCTTGGATTCAATTGATTCACCTGCAAGCGTACTGGCAGTCACATGATGCGGAGATAACCTGGCCAGTGTTTCCTTCTGAACAGGTGTGGCAGGAGAGTCCATCCTTACGTATGCAGGCTTCCCAAAACGCTCAGTCATGACTTGATAATGCTGCGCAGGATCAAGATCGGTTGCAGCGAGAATTTCCGCCGCCAAAAGTCCCAAAATGATTCCATCCTTATCGGTCGTCCATACCCTGCCATCTCTACGGAGAAAGGATGCTCCGGCACTTTCTTCACCGGCAAAGCCGCAGGTCCCTTCGTGTAATCCCGTTACAAACCACTTGAACCCAACCGGCACCTCAAAGAGCTCACGACCCAAGTCCTTTGCAACCCGGTCAATCATGGAACTGGATACAAGCGTTTTTGCAAAGCGGGCATCTTTTGACCACTCTGAGCGGTGCTCAAATAAATACTTGCCCGATACAGCCAGATAGTGATTGGGGTTCATGAGCCCACCTTTCCTGGTGACAATCCCATGCCGATCTACGTCTGGATCATTGCCAAAAGCAATGTCATAACCCTCCACCTTTTCAACTATACGTTGCATGGCGAATTTGGACGAACAGTCCATCCGAACTTTCCCATCATGGTCAAGTGGCATGAATGCAAATGCTGGATCAACGGTGCTGTTGACGACATCAATGGAAAGGTCATAGCGCTCAGCAATCGGCTCCCAGTAATGCACCGCAGCGCCTCCCATAGGATCCACTCCAATCTTCAATCCTGCACTGCGAATCAGACCCATGTTTACAACCGAAGAAAGATCGTTCACATAAGGAGTCATCAGATCCTTTTCTACGGTTGTGGACGCACTCAGAGCCTGTTTGATTGGAATCCGTTTGACTCCCTTCAATCCACACGCCATTAACTCGCGTGCCCGCTCCTGAATTGCCTTCGTGAGACCGCTTGATGCGGGGCCGCCATGTGGCGGATTATACTTGAAGCCACCGTCCTCCGGTGGATTGTGTGACGGGGTAAGAATCACCGCATCTGCCAGATGCTCCGAATGATTGCGGTTCCATTCCAGAACCGCATGAGAAATCACCGGTGTCGGAACGTACCCTTCCCCCAGAATTACATCCAGACCATTCGCGGCAAAGACCTCAATTGCCGTGATGCTCGCGGGCTCGGACAAAGCATGGGTATCCTTGCCAAGAATAATTGGGCCGGTTGCCGACCGAAGTTCACTGACTGCCTGGCTGATAGCCAAAATATGTGCTTCGTTGAACGTGCCCTTGAGTGAAGACCCTCGATGACCTGATGTCCCAAACGTCACCTCCCCTTCCGGGGCCCCCGTGTAGTATGTGCTGACTAATCGAGCAATATCATCTGACCCGATACGCATTCTATATTTCGTTTAATTTTTCATGAGTTCTCTGGCACTCTGCCGCATGGCATCCGTCACTTCTGATCCCGTGATCAGCATTGCGACCTGCTCCAGGGATTCTTCGCTACCCAATCGCCTTATCTGGGTTATGGTTCTACCTTCCGATACCCGCTTTTCTACCACATAGTGCGCATGCGCCAATGCAGCAATTTGCGGCAAATGGGTGATCGCGATCACCTGGTGATTGCGAGCCAACTCCGCCATACTCCTGCCCACCTTGCGTGCAATTGAGCCACTGATTCCAACATCTATCTCATCAAATACTAGAATGGGAAGCCGGTCATTTTTTGCCAGGATCCGTTTAATGGCCAACATAATACGACTAATCTCACCCCCAGAAGCTACACGTGTAAGCGGACGAAAATCCTCTCCTGTATTTGTCGTAATCAGAAAGGCCACATCATCCATCCCATGTGGGTAGGCCCTGTAATTCTTTGCTCCGTTCGCGGCCGTCTGCAACGAAACCCATCCTGCAGGATCCGTGTGCTTCTGAATTCGAACGCGAAGTTTTCCCGCTGCCATGCCGAGTCTTGCAAACTCTGCTGTAATGGAGGATTCGATCTCTTTGGCTACTTCGCGGCGCCTGAGAGACAATTCGTTTGCCGTATCTGAGAGAGTTTTCTTGACATCTGCCAGATCCAGCTCCACTTTTTCAAGAGTTGCATCGTAGTTCACGGCGATCTCATACTCTTTCGCAATCTGTACACGGTGATCAAGTACCGCTCCTACACTGCCACCGTACTTTCTCTTCAGCGTGTCAAGTTCCCCTAGCCGATCACGGATTTCTTCAAGCCGACTTGGACTGAACTCAATCCGAGCACTATAGTCCTGCAGGGTTGCAGCGATTTCCGTAACCGAGATTTGCGCTTGTTCAATCTCCTGGCTCGCCGCCTCCAAGGCGGGGTCAATTCGTGCAAGATCCCGAAGTTCATTCTGTGCAATTGCGAGCTGGTCCGCCGTGGAATCTTCTCGAGCATAGAGCATGGAATGAAGCCGTGCAGTGACACTGTGGAGCTGCTCGGCGTGTTCCAGCCTGTTCATCTCTTGTCTCAGCGTGTCTTCTTCTCCCTCCTGCGGTGCGACCGAATCAATCTCTTCAATCTCATATGTCAGTCTCTCGCGAGATGCTTCCAGGCTGCTTTGTCTGGTTTTGAGCGCTTCATGTTCTTTTATCAGATCACGGACCTGTACATACGCCTGTGAATACACCGAACACATCCCTGCAAGTCCGCCAAAGCTGTCGATCAAGTTTAGATGAGTTTCCTCCCTGAGAAGCGATTGATGTTCATGTTGTCCG from the Rhodothermaceae bacterium genome contains:
- a CDS encoding T9SS type A sorting domain-containing protein, translating into MPQPRSFPAADLSFISLATLALVVLLIGVSFLPSPPLQQPETIVGIEKSTRFEERLGYPDKFAEHFAAVQGIYDGYTPYPPGHKIREFQKALLTNAKRGKISTGLNWIERGPGNVGGRSRAIVPDPSDQNTWFIATVGGGVWRARRSVAFGLEKLDWTPLTDHLPSLSATTLDISRNNPNVIYFGTGEGVLGVSSSSGVGMFRSTDKGENWTHLSATSVSYDEDWRFVNRIAVHPDNPNIVVAVTNGAIFRTEDGGESFSKVLDLKLDLGLGGVQGPRASTGRVQDLKANRKDFNLQFAAVNRLGILKSTDGGKSWNTSLTGFVYGAERIELAISESDPNVIWASVEGTGARRNLGYPIADLYRSVDNGNSWHLVEIAQGTFPEATVFLGAQGWYDNSITVHPFSPDTVYLGGIFRWKAWINPGGEELELRTVILNKRAPFLSLYSFGQDFAAGRVGGGHLDEAAEEITEDEMSSVEIRFGPGLTQMAHRFTVPPNSERHRDWREEGIPYPGYTYADYVEVPFQAWDTDNDRQLMVSFRDQGNDGAWNLIHSNVRGLESSHSRELTFISKYDYDASSPKPEYTEKGGFAKGLMYSFWPYLHPDQAEWDPSSSPDGVLDIDVIPARGVYRTTELWENGNVHVDHHDLRVIPIEERMNEFHILNANDGGIAYSRDGGYRWFQGDATAGFNTSQFYDATKRPSGQEYLGGTQDNGTYRSSFSPSNRQGWAHVLGGDGFDVIWKGADSLMGSIQFNYILRSINGLPWEVAGNIQGFDGQFLTTLGWTPESKDVVFTISPTSGLLRSLDFGGSWHIIPLSDYGQWRTPLRGGGKVRVSLADPSVVWAGNRFTQEYGGITLHVSENALDPVPGDGVDHPVRTRAIPPPSFTPSARIAGLATHPFDRATAYVTFAVPCFPKVIRTEDMGDTWEDLSGFVGVPETVCESTNGFPDAQVWDIEVFPNTPSIIWAATDMGIFESHDDGETWAYADNGLPAVSVWRIRIVDDEIILATHGRGVWTLNIDQINTDTDRIAHEIPDSFKLLDNYPNPFNPTTTVNFKVASESHIRVTVFDMLGRKVAILTDQPYAGGIHQIQWDASAMGSGQYLYRMEADDKVIDTKSMILVK
- a CDS encoding phosphoglucomutase/phosphomannomutase family protein — encoded protein: MSNTIRFGTDGWRAVIGKEFTFDNLGRLARATVQWLKQSGSTPPGVLVGYDTRFMGREFAEHVAQVIAEEGATAILAAGPTPTPAISWATHLLPQVSAGVVITASHNPPEYSGYKIKAKFGGSATQEMTEEVERLISSHPSSSYTGDVGEVIERDITTEYVEYLKGKFDLESMDLKVVHDPMYGAGRGILSTLLGDQFVTEIRGEINPGFGGRPPEPIERNLGELMRRVVQEKAAIGIAHDGDADRIGIVDERGNVVTSHLVMALLAAHLHKQCNQNGAIVRTFATSAILEKMGTAWGLPVETYPIGFKYVAPRFLEISVLVGGEESGGIAVAGHIPERDGIYVALVLLEMLVQRGKPLTALVQELFDEFGSHAYYRSDVQTKKQPEIIAALRQTGGLRQIAGRKVQSVDTLDGFKHLMKDAWLLVRPSGTEPVLRIYAEAPTRKEAEELVEDTRVQFGE
- a CDS encoding alpha-D-glucose phosphate-specific phosphoglucomutase — encoded protein: MRIGSDDIARLVSTYYTGAPEGEVTFGTSGHRGSSLKGTFNEAHILAISQAVSELRSATGPIILGKDTHALSEPASITAIEVFAANGLDVILGEGYVPTPVISHAVLEWNRNHSEHLADAVILTPSHNPPEDGGFKYNPPHGGPASSGLTKAIQERARELMACGLKGVKRIPIKQALSASTTVEKDLMTPYVNDLSSVVNMGLIRSAGLKIGVDPMGGAAVHYWEPIAERYDLSIDVVNSTVDPAFAFMPLDHDGKVRMDCSSKFAMQRIVEKVEGYDIAFGNDPDVDRHGIVTRKGGLMNPNHYLAVSGKYLFEHRSEWSKDARFAKTLVSSSMIDRVAKDLGRELFEVPVGFKWFVTGLHEGTCGFAGEESAGASFLRRDGRVWTTDKDGIILGLLAAEILAATDLDPAQHYQVMTERFGKPAYVRMDSPATPVQKETLARLSPHHVTASTLAGESIESKLTKAPGNHEMIGGLKVTTKNGWFAARPSGTEDLYKIYAESFLGEEHLAQITMEAQSIVNQALSAGGSV
- the recN gene encoding DNA repair protein RecN, translated to MLRTLYIRDYAIIDELEVEFEGGLNILTGETGAGKSIMIGALKLILGERAPTGIIRSGARKAIIEGVFDAGASPDLAMLLEENEIPSQPVLILRREIAKTHSRGYINDSPATLPVMRRVAAQLIDLHGQHEHQSLLREETHLNLIDSFGGLAGMCSVYSQAYVQVRDLIKEHEALKTRQSSLEASRERLTYEIEEIDSVAPQEGEEDTLRQEMNRLEHAEQLHSVTARLHSMLYAREDSTADQLAIAQNELRDLARIDPALEAASQEIEQAQISVTEIAATLQDYSARIEFSPSRLEEIRDRLGELDTLKRKYGGSVGAVLDHRVQIAKEYEIAVNYDATLEKVELDLADVKKTLSDTANELSLRRREVAKEIESSITAEFARLGMAAGKLRVRIQKHTDPAGWVSLQTAANGAKNYRAYPHGMDDVAFLITTNTGEDFRPLTRVASGGEISRIMLAIKRILAKNDRLPILVFDEIDVGISGSIARKVGRSMAELARNHQVIAITHLPQIAALAHAHYVVEKRVSEGRTITQIRRLGSEESLEQVAMLITGSEVTDAMRQSARELMKN